CCGCGCTCATGACGTGGAAGACCGCTATCGTCCAGCTGCCCTTCGGCGGCGCCAAGGGCGGCATCCAGGTCGACCCCGGGGAGCTGTCGTCCGCGGAGAGGGAGCGGCTCACCCGCCGCTACATGGCGCAGGTCTCCTACATCGTCGGCCCCAACCGGGACATCATGGCGCCGGACATGAACACCAACGCGCAGACCATGGCGTGGATGATGGACGCCTACGGGCAGCGCGCCGGCCACACCCCGGCCATCGTGACGGGCAAGCCCGTGGAGCTCGGCGGGTCGCTCGGCCGCGACGCCGCCACCGGGCGCGGGGCGGTCATGGTCCTGAACGAGGCCGTCCGGGACATGGGCCGTCAACCGGAGGACCTCACCGTCGCGGTTCAGGGGTTCGGCAACGTCGGCTCCTGGGCGGCCCGGCTCGCGGCGAACACCGGCTACCGGGTCGTGGCGGTGTCCGACGTCAACGGCGGGATCTCCGCACCGCGCGGGCTGAACGTGCCCGACCTCATGGCGCACGTCCGCGAGTCCGGGTCGGTGGTCGACTACCCCGACGGGGAGGCGATCCTCAACGAGGACCTCCTCGAGCTCGACGTCGACGTGCTCATGCCCTGTGCGCTCGGCGGCGTCATCACGAAGGCGAACGCCGACCGGGTCCTCGCCCAGGTGGTCGTCGAGGGCGCCAACCATCCCATAACCCCCGACGCGGACCGTATCCTCGAGGAGCGCGGGATCACTGTCCTGCCCGACATCCTCGCCAACGCCGGGGGGGTGACGGTGTCCTACTTCGAGTGGACGCAGAACATCCAGCAGTTCCACTGGGACGAGAACCGGGTGAACAGCGAGCTCGGAAAGCACATGACCCGCGCCTACCAGGAGGTCCGCGACCACGCGAGGATGCACGACACCGACCTGCGCCACGCCGCCTTCGCCATCGCGGTGGACCGGGTGGCCACGGCGGCCCACCTCCGCGGTTACGTGTAGGAACCGGGGCCGCTCACCGCCCGCGCGCGCGGGCGAATGGCTCACCGGAACACCGTCCGGCGGTAGTAGCGCAGCTCCTCGATGGACTCGCGGATGTCCGCCAGCGCGCGGTGATCGCCTTCCTTGGCGGGCCGGGCGGCGTAGACGTCGGGATACCAGCGGCGCACGAGCTCCTTCACGGTCGACACGTCGACGTTGCGGTAGTGCACGTGGGCCTCGAGCGTCGGCATGTACCGGCGCAGGAACATGCGGTCGGCGGAGATGGTGTTGCCGGCAAGCGGTGCCGAGCGCGGCTTCGGCACGTGGGAGCAGACGAAGTCGAGCACCCGGGCCTCCGCGTCGGCCACGGTGAGGTCCGACGCCCGGACCGCTTCGGTGAGCCCCGACTTCGCATGCATGTCCCGCACGACATCGGCCATCGCGTCGAGGGCGTCGTCAGGCGCGTGGAGCACGAGCTGCGGGCCCTCGACGACCGTCGCGAGGGTCCCGTCCGTGACGATCGCCGCGACCTCCACGATGAGGTCGCGCTCGGCGTCCAGACCGGTCATCTCGAGGTCGATCCACACCAGCGGGTTGTCCATCAGGGCTCCTGCCGCTCGATGAGCTCCAGCCAGCGGGTCTCGGCTGCGTCGATCTCGGCAAGCACCGTGGCGAGCTCCGTGCCGGCGCTGGCCGCGCGCGCGTAGTCGCCCCCGGCGCGCTGGACGGTCTCCTCGAGGGCGGTCCTTCGCCCCTCCAGGTGGGGGATGCGCCGCTCGAGGGCGGCGAGCTCCCGCCGCTCGGCGTAGGACAGCTTGCCCGGTCGCTCGCCGGTGCGCCCCGACGCCGGCACGCGGTCGGGCGGCGGCGGGCGGCTGCGCCTGCGCTCGGCCGCCTTTGCCAGCTCGCGTTCCCGGTAGGCGCTCCAGCCGCCAGGATGGTGGGCGACCGACCCGTCGGGCTCGATGGAGAAGACCTGCTCGCACACCCGGTCGAGGAAGAAGCGGTCGTGCGTGGCGACGACGAGCGCCCCCGCCCACCCGTCGAGGAACTCCTCGAGGACGGCGAGCGTGTCGAGGTCGAGGTCGTTGGTCGGCTCGTCGAGCAGCAGGAGGTTGGGGGCGGTGGCGAGCACCCGCAGCAGCTCCAGGCGCCGGCGCTCACCGCCGGACAGCTCGGAGACGTGCGCCTTCTGCGCTTCGGGGGTGAACAGGAACCGCTCGGCGAGCTCGGCCGCGGACAGGGTGATCCCCTCCACGGTGTTCGTCTCCCCCACGACCTCGCGGACCGCGTCGAGCACCCGGGTGCGCGGCGGCAACGCCGGCGCCTCCTGGCCGTACACCCCGGTCACCACCGTGTCGCCGACGACGACCTTGCCCTCGTCGGGCTCGAGCTGGCCGGCGATGAGGCGCAGCAGCGTCGTCTTGCCGGAGCCGTTCGGGCCGACGATGCCGATGCGGTCGTCCGGCGCGAGCTTGTAGTCCACGCCCCGAAGGACCACCGTGTCGCCGAAGCGCTTCCCGACGTTGTGGAGGTTGACGACCTTGCCGCCGATCCGCCGCGACGGCAGGCCGATGCTGAGCTCGTCGCGCGTCGGCTCCGGTCGGGCCGAGATGATCTCGGCCGCGCGCTCCACCCGGAACTTCGCCTTCGACGTCCGCGCCTTCGGGCCGCGGCGCAGCCAGGCCAGCTCGACGCGGGCGCGGCCCCTGCGCTTGCGTTCCCGTGCCGCCGCCTGTTCCTCGCGGGTCGCGCGCGCCTCGAGGTAGTCGGCGTACGAGCCGGGGGAGACGTGGAGGGCCGCCCGGTGCACCTCGACGACGCGGGTCGCCACCCGGTCGAGGAGGTAGCGGTCGTGGGTGACGAGCAGCAGCGCACCGCGCCACGCCCGCAGCTCCCGCTCGAGCCACTCGATGACGTCGACGTCGAGATGGTTCGTCGGCTCGTCGAGGACGAGCAGGGAGCCGGCCGCGTCGGCGCCCTCGGGCGACGCCGGCTGCGCGAGCGCCCGCGCGAGGGCGATCCGCTTGCGCTGCCCGCCGGAGCGGACGCCGACCGGACTGTCGAGATCGGCGACCCCGAGCCGGTCGAGCGTGGCGCGGGCGTGCGCCTCGCGCTGCACGTCCGCCCGGTCGGTCAGCGGGTCGAAGCCGGCCGGGGTGGCGAGCACGACGTCCAGGGGGGTGGCCGCCGCGTCCATCACCGGGTCCTGGGGCAGGTAGCCGACCCGCACGGCGTTGCCGAGCACCACGCGTCCCTCGTCGGCGGTCTCGGCGCCGGCGACGAGACGCAGCAGCGTGGACTTCCCGCTGCCGTTCGCGCCGATCACGCCGATCCGGTCCCCGTGGGCCACACCGAGGGTGACCCGGTCGAGCACGACCTTCTCGGCGTGGCGTTTCGTGACCGACTCAAGGCTCGCGACCGTCACGGTTTGAAGAACCCGACCCGCTCGCGGACCGCGACCATGGTCGTGGCCGCGACCTCCCGTGCCCGGTCGGCGCCCTTGACGAGGGCCTCCTCGACGGCGGGGCGATCGTCGCACAGCTCGGCGTAGCGGTCACGAACCGGGCGCAGGACCCCGTTGACCGCCTCGGCGAGCTCCGCCTTGAAGTCGCCGTAGCCCTTGCCGACGAAGTGCGCCTCGAGGTCGGCGACGTCCTTGCCGGTCACGGCCGCCATGAGGTCGAGCAGGTTGGTCACCCCCCGCTTGTCGGGTGCGGCCCGTACCTCCGCGCCGGAGTCGGTCACCGCCCGCTTGATCTTCTTGCGGGTGGTCGGCTCGTCGTCGGAAAGCAGGATCGTCCCGGTCGGCGGCAGCGACTTCGACATCTTCTTGTCGTCGTTCTGCAGGTCCATGACCCGCGCGCCCGTCTTCGGGAAGGTCGCCACGGGAACGGTGAACGTCTCACCGAAGTGGTGGTTGAAGCGCTGAGCCACGTCGCGGCACAGCTCGAGATGCTGGCGCTGGTCGTCGCCGATGGGCACCTCTTCGGCCTGGTAGAGCAGGATGTCGGCGGCCTGCAGCACCGGGTAGGTGAACAGGCCGGCGGTGACCGACTCGCGGCCCTCGGACTTCTCCTTGAACTGGGTCATGCGCTGCAGCTCGCCCATCGTCGCCACGCAGTTCAGGATCCACGCGAGCTCGCTGTGCTCGCGCACGTGCGACTGCACGAAGACCGTCGCCACGTCGGGGTCGAGCCCGCAGGCGAGGAGCCACGTGGCGACGTCGGCCGTGCGCGCGCGCAGCTGGGCGGGCTCGTACGGCACGGTCATGGCATGGAGGTCGACGACGCAGAAGAAGTGGCCGGGCTGCTGGTCGCGAGCCCACCGCGACCACGCGCCCAGGTAGTTGCCGATGTGCGGTGCGCCCGTGGGCTGCACGCCGCTCAACACCCTCGCCACCGTCCGCCTCTCCTCGTGGGTCGACGCCGCTCGCCCGCATGGTACGGACGAGCGGCGTTCGTGTCAGAGGCGCGGCGTCAGGTCTCGGCGCCGGCCGTGGCTCGCGACTGGATCTCGCTCACGATGTCGGCGTTGGCGAGCGTCGTCACGTCACCGAGCGCGCGGCCCTCGGCGATGTCGCGCAGCAGGCGGCGCATGATCTTGCCCGAGCGGGTCTTCGGCAGGTCCTCGGTGAACAGGATGTTCGCCGGGCGGGCGATCTTGCCGATGCGCTTGGCGACGTGCTCGCGCAGCTCGGCGGCCAGCGCGTCGTCGCCCTGCTGGTCGCCCTTCAGTGTCACGAAGGCGGCGATGGCCTGGCCGGTGGTCTCGTCCCGGCGACCGGTCACCGCCGCCTCGGCCACCGCGGGATGGTCGACGAGGGCGCTTTCGATCTCGGTGGTCGACAGGCGGTGGCCGGACACGTTCATGACGTCGTCGACCCGCCCGAGCAGCCAGATGTGGCCGTCGTCGTCGAGCTTCGCGCCGTCACCGGCGAAGTAGACGTCCTCGCCGAAGCGCGACCAGTAGGTGTCGCGATAGCGCTGGTCGTCGCCCCACAGCGTCCGCAGCATCGACGGCCAGGGCCGCTGGAGCGTGAGGTAGCCGCCGCCGCCCGGCTCGACGGGCTTCCCGCCCTCGTCGACGACGACCGCCTTGACGCCCGGGAAGGCGCGCATCGCCGAGCCCGGCTTCGCCGCGGTGATCCCCGGCAGCGGGGTGATCATGATCGAGCCGGTCTCCGTCTGCCACCAGGTGTCGACGACGGGGCAGCGCCCGCCGCCGATGTGCTCGTGGTACCAGACCCAGGCCTCCGGGTTGATCGGCTCTCCGACGCTGCCGAGCAGGCGCAGCGACGACAGGTCGTGCGCCGCCGGATGCTCGGTGCCCCACTTCATGAACGAGCGGATCGCCGTCGGTGCGGTGTACAGGATCGTCGCCCGGTACTTCTCGATGATCTCCCAGAACCGGTCCTTGGCGGGGTAGGCGGGAGCCCCCTCGTACATCACCGAGGTCGCCCGGTTGGCGAGCGGGCCGTAGACGATGTAGCTGTGGCCGGTCACCCAGCCGATGTCGGCCGCGCACCAGTAGATGTCGCTGTCGGGCTTGAGGTCGAACACGAGACGGTGCGTCGCGGACACCTGGGTGAGGTAGCCCCCGGTGGTGTGGACGATGCCCTTCGGCTTCCCGGTCGTGCCCGACGTGTAGAGGATGTAGAGGACGTCCTCGACGTCCATCGGCTCCGGCGGGCACTCGGTGGAGGCGCCCTCGACGAGGTCGTGGTACCAGTGGTCCCGACCCTCGGTGAACGGCACGTCCTCCCCGGTGCGCCGGACGACGATGCAGCGGTCGATGTTGTCGGTGTTGCGCATCGCCTCGTCCGCGGACTCCTTCAGCGGCACGATCTTGCCGCCCCGGTAGGACCCGTCGGCGGTGATGAGCACGTGCGAGTCGGCGTCCTCGACGCGGTCGACCACCGAGTTGCTCGAGAAGCCCGCGAAGATCACCGAGTGGGGAGCGCCGATGCGCGCGCACGCGAGCATCGCGACGGGCAGCTGGGGGATCATCGGCAGGTAGATCGTCACCGGGTCGCCCTTCCCCACGCCGAGGCCCTTCAGGGCGTTCGCGAAGCGGGCGACCTCGTCCCGCAGCTCGGCGTAGGTCAGCGTGCGGGTGTCACCCGGCTCGCCCTCCCAGTAGTAGGCGATCTGGTCGCCGTAGCCGTCCTCCACGTGGCGGTCGAGGCAGTTGTCGGACACGTTGAGCTGCCCGCCGACGAACCACTTCGCATGCGGGGGGGTCCACTCGCAGACGGTGTCCCACCGCCTCATCCAGCGCAGGCGCTCGGCATGGGAGACCCACCAGGCCTCCGGATCGCGTTCGGCCTCCTCGTACACCGACTCATCGGCGACGAGGGCGCTCGCCGTGAAGTCCGCCGGCGGCGGGAAGGTGCGGCCCTCGCGGTAGAGGTTCTCGATCGCTGGCTCGGACATGAGACGCGCTCCTGGCTCGAGGTGTAGCGGCTCGGGTCGTGCCGGAGCCTACCCACGATCAGGTCTCGGGGATCGGGTTCGCCCTGGGCCCGCGGGCTCGACGTTCACCGTCGTCGATCTAGCCGACCGGTGCGGGTCATAGGCGACCGGGAGTCCTGGTGAGGTGTCGGCCCCCCGCCCGGTCGGGGAAGATGACCTCGACCCGATGGTTGCGAGGAGGCTGTGCTGTGACCGCGACGCTCGATGACCTGCTCAGCCGACTCGAGCGCCTGCTCGAGGAGGCCGAGCGCACCGAGGAGCCCGTGCGGGGGATGGTCTTCGAGCTCCTCGACGGCGTCGACGCCCTCCACCGTGCCGCGCTCAAGCGGCTCGGCCGGGTCCTCGGTCCCGACGAGGTGACGCACCTGCGCGACCGCGATCCCGCCGTCGCCTGGCTCTTCGACGCCTACGCGGTCGGCGTCGACGAACACGCCGCCGCCGAGGCCGCCCTCGAGTCCGTGCGGCCCTACATCGCGTCGCACGGCGGGCGCGTCGAGGTCGTCGAGGTGAACGAGGGCGTCGTGCGGCTGCGGATGGCCGGGGAGTGCGCCGGCTGCAGCGCCTCGGCGATCACGTTGCAGGAGGGCATCGAGACCGCCCTGCGCGAGGGCTTCCCCGGCTTCGCCCGCGTGGAGGTGGCCGAGGACGACGCCCCACCGCATCCCCCGCCGGGCGCGACGCTGCTGCAGCTCATGCCCCGCCCGGACTAGGCGGGCGCGTTGGCAGACGACGCCGCCCTCGAAGAGCTGCGCCGCCGGCTGCGCACCTACACCGCCGAGCGCTTTCCCGTGCAGCACGCGACCACCCAGTTCCACCTCGGGTCCGTGCTGCTCGGCCAGGGCCGGGCAATGGGGGCGGCGGCGGCCCTGCGCGTCGCCGTGCGGCTGTTCGCTCCGCTGCCGGCCGAACGTGCGAAGGCGGAGAACCTGCTGGGCGCCGCGCTGCGCGCCGGTGGCCGCCACGCGGAAGCGGCCGAGACGTTCGCCGCGGCTGCGGCGACCTTCGCCGCGGAGCACCTCGTGGCCGAAGAGGGCGCCGCCCTGCACAACCTCGGCCTCGTCCTTGGCGAGCAGGGCCGTCCCCGGGAAGCCATCGACGCGTTCACCCGGGCACTGGACCGCTTCGACGCCGAGCGGCTGGCGCCCCGTGCTGCCGCCTCGGCCCGCGAGCTCGGCGGCGCCCAGCTGGCCGCGGGCGAGGTCCCCGCAGCCGTCGCCACGCTCCATCGGGCGGTCGCGCTCGCCGAGCGCACGGGGGACCAGCCGAGCCTCGGCGCGGCGGCGAACACCCTCGGTCTCGCCCACCTCGCGAACGGCGCCGCCGCCGCGGCCGCGGCGGCGTTCCAGACCGCGGCCGCAGCCCACCCTCGCGGGGTGCGCCCGGACGGGTACGCGATGGCGAAAGCCAACCTCGCTCTGGCCTACGAGCGCGCCGGCGACGCGCCCCGGGCCCGGCTCGCGGCGGCCCAGGCGCTCGGCGTGCGGCCCGCCCCTCCCCCGCCGGTCGCAGAGCAGGCGACCGGCGTTCTCGACCGGCTCGGCGCCCCGGACGGCGACCTCGTCGCCGTGCTCGACGCCGAGCCCGCCGACCGCTGGCCGAGGGTGCTGCGCGACGAGGTGGCCAGGTGGGTCGACGCCGACCCGCCCGAGCGGCGTGAGGCCCTCGGCGCCTGGATCGACGGCCAGCTCGCCCGGGAGGGCCGGGGCGCCGACCTCGCCGCCGCCTGGCTCGGCGTGCTCCTCGAGCGCTCCCCCGAGCAGCTCGAGCGCGTCGCCGCGGACACGCTCGCCGCCCTCGCGACCCGCGACGAGCCGGCGCGCGACCGTTTCCGCAACGACGTCGGGCGGGCCATGGTGCGCTTCCACGAGCCGCAGCGGCTGCGCCTGAAGGACACGTTCGACCGGATCGCCCAGGCCCGTGGGGAGGAGGCGCCGTGGGGGTAGACGCTCCCCAGGACCTGTCGGGCGAGGCGGTGCGGGCCGCGCTGCCCGGACGGGCGAGCCGCGCGTTCCCCGCGTTGCTGTCGACCGAGGCGGAGGCGCGGTCGTGGGCTCGCGCCGGCGCACCGCGGGGGGCGGTCGTCGTGGCGGACTACCAGGCGGCGCCACGCGGGCGGGCCGGCATGCCGTGGGAGGTGCGGGCCGGCGAGGGCCTCGGCTTCTCGCTCGTCGTGCGCCAGCGCCTGCCGGCGGAGCGCGAGGGGTGGCTCTACACCGCGGCGACATGCGCGCTCGCCGACGTGGCGGGCAAGGACGCCGCGATCCACTGGCCCGACGTCGTGGATCGCGGCGTGGCGGGCCGGCGGACCGCCGCCGTCGCGGTGCACGCGGCACTCGACGCGGCAGGGGTCGAGTGGGCGGTGCTCACCGTCCTCGTCGAGGGGGCGCGACCGCCGCGGGCGGGGCTGCTCGCCGAGACGGTGGCCGCGATCGAGCACCGGTGCGCGAGCGCGTCAGGGGCGGTCCTCGCCGACTACGTCCCGCGGTGCGCAACGCTCGGTCGCACCGTCCGCGCCCGGCTCGTGCCGCTCGGCCCGAGCGGGCCCCAGGTCACCGGGGAGGCCGTCGACTGCCTCCCGGACGGGGCCCTCGTCCTCCGCACCGCGAAGGGCAGCCGCGTGGCCGTTCGCCCCCAGCACCTCGGCGTGCTCGAGGACGCCGAGGCCGCGCCGGGCCAGCCTCAGTAGCGGTCCTCGACCGCGTCGACGGCCCCGAGCCGATCGAGCTCCTCGATGAGCGTCCACCAAAGCGCCCAGTCGACGTTCGACATCGCGTCACCGGTCTCGCCGCCCGTGACCGCCGCGCGCAGCCGGTCACGGCAGCGGAAGGTCGCCCCCCAGCGGCCCTCGTCATCGAGGACCGCTAGCTGCCCGAGCAGCTCGCGCATCGCGTCGACCGCCGGTGACGGCTCGGCCGGCTCCCCGGCCAGACGGGCGCGCAGCTCGTCGGCGAGCTCGAGCACCGGAGCCCGGCGGACCTCCGCGCAGACCATCGCGCACACCCGGTCGAGCACCGCGCGGGCGGGTGGTGAGAGCTCCTCGGACGGCCCGGACACCGGGGCCGGCTCCACCTCGATCGTGAGCGTCCGCGGCGGCAGGACTCCGAGGCCCCAGCCGACCTCGACGACGAGGTCGATGCCCACGTAGCCCGTCACGGCGTCGCCGACGGCGACCTGCACGTCGGCGGGGTCGAGCTCCAGCCGCCTGATGCGCCGGCGCTCGACCGTGCCCGGCTGCCGCCCGCGCGGCGTCGCGCCGACCAGCACGAGCGTGTGCGGGCGCACGTCCTCGAGGCGCTGAGCGACCGCGACCGCCCCGTAGTGGAGCTCCTCCACGAGGACGTCGTGACCGAGGTCGCGCCCCGCCAGGCGCTGCACCACCACGCGCCCGAAGTCGAGGTCGCCCTGGTAGAGCTCACCGACACCCCCGACGAGCGTCGTCACCCCCACGTCCTCGTCTCGGCGTTCACCGTGGGCATTATCGCTACCGGCGCTGCCGGAGGGGTTGGAGGCAGCCGGGGTCAGTCGACCGTGCAGGCGCAGGTGTTCACCTCCCGGGTGATCCTTCCCCGCCCGGTGTCGACGTGCGTCGTGCACGGCATGCACGGGTCGAAGCTGCGCAGGGCCCGCAGCACGTCCACGGATGTGAACCGCGACGGGTCGGAGATGTCCTCGAGGATCGGGGTGTTCATGACCGCCTGCTCGTAGGGCCCGGGCTGGTCCCACGGATCGCGCGGCGAGGCGTTGATCGTCGAGGGGGTGATGATCTGGTAGTTGTCCATCACGCCCTCGTTGAGCGAGACGAAGTGCGTGAGCCACCCGCGCCCGGCGCCCCAGAAGCCCGCGCCGAGGGCGGGTCCGTCGGGGATGTGCTTCGGCAGGTCCTCGGCGCGGACGGCGGCGACGCGCTTCTCGCCGTTGCGCATGAGGTCGTAGGCCTGGAGCACGCTCGCGAGCGACACGAGCTGGCTGAACAGGTAGTGGTACGCCCGGCCCCGGTTGCGCTCGAAGGCGTTCCACACCTCGGGGACCCGCCACTCGAGCTCGACCTCGGGCGTGAGTCCCTTCGGCACCCGCATGCGCAGGCTCGTGCCAGTCGCCTCGATGAAGTCGTTGGCCGGCTGCTTGCGCGCCATCGCGGTGAGGAAGAGGCGGGCGTAGGCCCCGGCCTCCATGACCTTGCGGTCCCATCGCGGCGCGGTCGACCAGGTGTACTTCTCCTTCCAGCTGCGCTCCCCGGGCTGCGGCAGCGTCCGCTTGTTCCACGGGTGGTACGGGCTGATCGGGTTGCCGGCGGGGTCGGTGTCGTACGGACCGGTCTCCCACGGCTCGTACCAAGCGCGCTCGACGAACTCCTCGAGGCCCATGCTGAGGTCGGTGAGCCGCGTGGTGACGAGCTCGCCGTCGACGATCGCGCCGGGGGTGGACCACCGGCGCTCGCCCCACTCGTTCGCGTTCTTGTAGGTGGCGTCGTAGGCGTAGGGGTCGTCCCAGAAGCCCGTGTCGATGAGGTTGACGGGAAGGGCGCCGACCTGCTTGTAGCGCTCGTCGCAATCGTAGAAGAACTCGGTGATGTCGTCCCAGATCGCCACCATACGCTGGGCGTAGTCGAAGATCTTGCTGAGGCGCGAGTGGAACTCGTTGAGCGTCTGCAGGGTGATCGTCGACGACACACCGCCCTGCACGATGCTCTCCGGATGCGGGTACTTGCCGTGGAGGAGCAGGAACTGCTTGCGCGCGATGCGCGTGAAGTCGAGCCCCTCCCGGTAGAGGGACCCGGTGAGCGGGTTCAGCGCCGTCATGAGCTCGGCCATCGTGGAGAACCCGTGGCTGTCGACGCCGACGCACTTCCACGACTCCGCCTTCTTCCACAACCACGGCGTCGTCGCCTTCACGACCGCCTCGCAGTAGTCGGGACCGGCGAGCAGGTAGAGGTGAAGGGGGTTGTCGTAGCCCATCTCCGCGGCTTCGCCGAGGTTGCGGACGACCGTGCCCATCGGTGGGGGCGCGAGACCCATCGCCATCTCGGTGGCGTACGCGGCAGCGTGCGCGTGCACCCCCCCGCAGACCCCGCACGCCCGCGACGTGATGAAGGTGGCGTCACGGGGGTCGCGGCCCATCGCGATGACCTCGTACCCACGGAACAGCGGTGCCTGCGAGCGGGCGTCGAGGACGCGGCCCTCCTCGAGGTCGACGGTGACGTTCAGCGCCATGGCGCCGGCGATGCGGGTCACCGGGTCCATGTTCATCTCCTTGATGTGCCCGTTGCGGGCCATCAAGCGGTGGATGTCCTCCTCGCGCTCGGCGTCGGTCTTGCCGGCGTCGGGCTTCGTGGCAGCCACCGAGTACGGGTCGGGGATGCCGCCACGCAGCGTCGCCTTGCCATTCGCGTCGAAGTCGATGGGCAGGTTCTTGAAGCACATGGGCTAACGCTCCTCTCCGCCCGGCAGCACCCTTTCCAGGGCCGGGTCCTCCCGCTGCGTCCATTCGCCGCGCTTGCCGCGGGGTTGATGGTCGCCGCGGGACCGGTCGTCGGAGCGCCGCAGGCGGTCGTAGAACTTGTGGCCGAGCCGGTCGACGATCCCCGGCTCGCTCTTCGCCGGTGCCCATCCGCTGGGGACGTCCTCGTGGAGGTCCCAGCGCATCTCCCGGTTGAGGTGCTCGTTCGTGAACAGCCGCAGCGGTCGGATGACGCCACCGAGCAGCCGGGAGGCGCTCGTCGAGGCCTTGGACCCCGGCGGGGTCTTCCAGCGCGGCGTGAACTTGTCGGGGAAGCCGGGCATCGTGCAGCCGACGCAGGGCGCGCCGGCGTTCATGCAGCCGCCGACGTGCTCGACCATGCCGCGCGAGGTGATGTTGCAGTTCACGACCGGCCCCCAGCAGCCGATCTCCACGAGGCAGTTGGGGTCGCCGAACTCCTCGGCGAAGCTGCCCTCCTCGTAGTAGGCGCCCCGCACGCAGTGGCGGTGCACGGTCTCGGAGAACAGCCACGCCGGTCGGCCGAGCTCGTCGAACTCCGGCAGCGGCCCGAAGCCCTGGAGGAAGTAGAGGATCGCTGCGACGGTCTCGTTGAAGTTGTCACCGATGGGGGGGCAGCCGGGCACGTTCACGACGGGCAGGCCGAACGCGCTGCGGTAGCCCTTGCCGAGGAAGTCCATGAGGCTCATCGCGCCGGTCGGGTTGCCGTGCGACGCGGGGATCCCACCCCACGTCGCGCACGTGCCGATGGCGAGCGCCGCCGCCGCGCCCGGGGCCATCCTCGCGATCCACTCCTCGGCGGTCACCGTGCGGTGCGCGCCGTTCGGCCCCCACGGCGCCTCGCCGTTGCCGGCCC
This genomic window from Egibacteraceae bacterium contains:
- a CDS encoding Glu/Leu/Phe/Val dehydrogenase dimerization domain-containing protein gives rise to the protein MADIGGELTPFEAVTLFFHEVADTVGIDDQTREVLSGTYREIRVQIPLRRDDGTVQTVYGYRVQHNGARGPYKGGVRYHPHADLDEVRALAALMTWKTAIVQLPFGGAKGGIQVDPGELSSAERERLTRRYMAQVSYIVGPNRDIMAPDMNTNAQTMAWMMDAYGQRAGHTPAIVTGKPVELGGSLGRDAATGRGAVMVLNEAVRDMGRQPEDLTVAVQGFGNVGSWAARLAANTGYRVVAVSDVNGGISAPRGLNVPDLMAHVRESGSVVDYPDGEAILNEDLLELDVDVLMPCALGGVITKANADRVLAQVVVEGANHPITPDADRILEERGITVLPDILANAGGVTVSYFEWTQNIQQFHWDENRVNSELGKHMTRAYQEVRDHARMHDTDLRHAAFAIAVDRVATAAHLRGYV
- the orn gene encoding oligoribonuclease; its protein translation is MDNPLVWIDLEMTGLDAERDLIVEVAAIVTDGTLATVVEGPQLVLHAPDDALDAMADVVRDMHAKSGLTEAVRASDLTVADAEARVLDFVCSHVPKPRSAPLAGNTISADRMFLRRYMPTLEAHVHYRNVDVSTVKELVRRWYPDVYAARPAKEGDHRALADIRESIEELRYYRRTVFR
- a CDS encoding ABC-F family ATP-binding cassette domain-containing protein, which translates into the protein MTVASLESVTKRHAEKVVLDRVTLGVAHGDRIGVIGANGSGKSTLLRLVAGAETADEGRVVLGNAVRVGYLPQDPVMDAAATPLDVVLATPAGFDPLTDRADVQREAHARATLDRLGVADLDSPVGVRSGGQRKRIALARALAQPASPEGADAAGSLLVLDEPTNHLDVDVIEWLERELRAWRGALLLVTHDRYLLDRVATRVVEVHRAALHVSPGSYADYLEARATREEQAAARERKRRGRARVELAWLRRGPKARTSKAKFRVERAAEIISARPEPTRDELSIGLPSRRIGGKVVNLHNVGKRFGDTVVLRGVDYKLAPDDRIGIVGPNGSGKTTLLRLIAGQLEPDEGKVVVGDTVVTGVYGQEAPALPPRTRVLDAVREVVGETNTVEGITLSAAELAERFLFTPEAQKAHVSELSGGERRRLELLRVLATAPNLLLLDEPTNDLDLDTLAVLEEFLDGWAGALVVATHDRFFLDRVCEQVFSIEPDGSVAHHPGGWSAYRERELAKAAERRRSRPPPPDRVPASGRTGERPGKLSYAERRELAALERRIPHLEGRRTALEETVQRAGGDYARAASAGTELATVLAEIDAAETRWLELIERQEP
- the trpS gene encoding tryptophan--tRNA ligase, whose product is MARVLSGVQPTGAPHIGNYLGAWSRWARDQQPGHFFCVVDLHAMTVPYEPAQLRARTADVATWLLACGLDPDVATVFVQSHVREHSELAWILNCVATMGELQRMTQFKEKSEGRESVTAGLFTYPVLQAADILLYQAEEVPIGDDQRQHLELCRDVAQRFNHHFGETFTVPVATFPKTGARVMDLQNDDKKMSKSLPPTGTILLSDDEPTTRKKIKRAVTDSGAEVRAAPDKRGVTNLLDLMAAVTGKDVADLEAHFVGKGYGDFKAELAEAVNGVLRPVRDRYAELCDDRPAVEEALVKGADRAREVAATTMVAVRERVGFFKP
- the acs gene encoding acetate--CoA ligase, whose amino-acid sequence is MSEPAIENLYREGRTFPPPADFTASALVADESVYEEAERDPEAWWVSHAERLRWMRRWDTVCEWTPPHAKWFVGGQLNVSDNCLDRHVEDGYGDQIAYYWEGEPGDTRTLTYAELRDEVARFANALKGLGVGKGDPVTIYLPMIPQLPVAMLACARIGAPHSVIFAGFSSNSVVDRVEDADSHVLITADGSYRGGKIVPLKESADEAMRNTDNIDRCIVVRRTGEDVPFTEGRDHWYHDLVEGASTECPPEPMDVEDVLYILYTSGTTGKPKGIVHTTGGYLTQVSATHRLVFDLKPDSDIYWCAADIGWVTGHSYIVYGPLANRATSVMYEGAPAYPAKDRFWEIIEKYRATILYTAPTAIRSFMKWGTEHPAAHDLSSLRLLGSVGEPINPEAWVWYHEHIGGGRCPVVDTWWQTETGSIMITPLPGITAAKPGSAMRAFPGVKAVVVDEGGKPVEPGGGGYLTLQRPWPSMLRTLWGDDQRYRDTYWSRFGEDVYFAGDGAKLDDDGHIWLLGRVDDVMNVSGHRLSTTEIESALVDHPAVAEAAVTGRRDETTGQAIAAFVTLKGDQQGDDALAAELREHVAKRIGKIARPANILFTEDLPKTRSGKIMRRLLRDIAEGRALGDVTTLANADIVSEIQSRATAGAET
- a CDS encoding NifU family protein, producing the protein MTATLDDLLSRLERLLEEAERTEEPVRGMVFELLDGVDALHRAALKRLGRVLGPDEVTHLRDRDPAVAWLFDAYAVGVDEHAAAEAALESVRPYIASHGGRVEVVEVNEGVVRLRMAGECAGCSASAITLQEGIETALREGFPGFARVEVAEDDAPPHPPPGATLLQLMPRPD
- a CDS encoding tetratricopeptide repeat protein is translated as MADDAALEELRRRLRTYTAERFPVQHATTQFHLGSVLLGQGRAMGAAAALRVAVRLFAPLPAERAKAENLLGAALRAGGRHAEAAETFAAAAATFAAEHLVAEEGAALHNLGLVLGEQGRPREAIDAFTRALDRFDAERLAPRAAASARELGGAQLAAGEVPAAVATLHRAVALAERTGDQPSLGAAANTLGLAHLANGAAAAAAAAFQTAAAAHPRGVRPDGYAMAKANLALAYERAGDAPRARLAAAQALGVRPAPPPPVAEQATGVLDRLGAPDGDLVAVLDAEPADRWPRVLRDEVARWVDADPPERREALGAWIDGQLAREGRGADLAAAWLGVLLERSPEQLERVAADTLAALATRDEPARDRFRNDVGRAMVRFHEPQRLRLKDTFDRIAQARGEEAPWG